From the genome of Solidesulfovibrio carbinolicus, one region includes:
- the tmk gene encoding dTMP kinase encodes MFVTFEGVEGSGKSTQMTRLCAALEAAGRTVCRTRQPGGCSLGQTLRAILLSQKTAGLDDRAELFLYLADRAQHVAEVIRPALAAGQVVVCDRYTDSTVAYQGYGRGLDVALLQNLNAVAAAGVVPDLTVLLDLDPAIGLTRATSRNAAAGTAEAEGRFEAERLEFHQRVRAGYRALAAAEPARFAVIDAAPSPDAVAEAVWGVVGKLL; translated from the coding sequence GTGTTTGTTACCTTTGAAGGCGTAGAAGGCTCGGGCAAGTCCACCCAGATGACGCGGCTTTGCGCCGCCCTGGAAGCGGCCGGCCGGACCGTTTGCCGCACTCGCCAGCCCGGCGGCTGCTCCCTGGGCCAGACCCTGCGGGCCATTTTGCTCTCCCAAAAGACCGCCGGCCTTGATGATCGGGCCGAGCTGTTCCTCTATCTGGCCGACCGGGCCCAGCACGTGGCCGAGGTGATCCGGCCGGCCCTGGCCGCCGGACAGGTGGTGGTGTGCGACCGCTACACCGACTCCACCGTGGCCTACCAGGGCTACGGCCGGGGACTCGACGTCGCCTTGCTGCAAAATCTCAATGCCGTGGCCGCCGCCGGCGTCGTCCCGGACCTGACCGTGCTGCTTGATCTCGATCCGGCCATTGGCCTGACCCGGGCCACCTCGCGTAACGCCGCCGCCGGCACGGCCGAAGCCGAAGGCCGCTTCGAGGCCGAGCGCCTGGAGTTCCACCAGCGGGTGCGGGCGGGCTATCGCGCCCTGGCCGCCGCCGAGCCGGCGCGATTTGCCGTCATCGACGCCGCGCCTTCCCCGGACGCCGTGGCCGAGGCGGTCTGGGGCGTGGTGGGTAAGCTGCTGTAG
- a CDS encoding ferredoxin-thioredoxin reductase catalytic domain-containing protein produces the protein MDAKELFEKLAPLQAAKGFHFNPDTAMVLDLMAGLLTNKERYGYMACPCRLASGKFELDRDVVCPCEYRAPDVTEYGACFCGLYVSEAVRDGRQPLPVVPERRPVEKTLAALG, from the coding sequence ATGGACGCCAAGGAACTTTTCGAAAAGCTCGCGCCCTTGCAAGCGGCCAAGGGGTTTCACTTCAACCCCGACACGGCCATGGTCCTCGACCTCATGGCCGGGCTTTTGACCAACAAGGAACGCTACGGCTACATGGCCTGTCCGTGCCGGCTGGCTTCGGGGAAGTTCGAGCTGGACCGCGACGTGGTGTGTCCGTGCGAGTACCGCGCCCCGGACGTGACCGAATACGGGGCCTGTTTCTGCGGTCTGTACGTGTCCGAGGCGGTGCGCGACGGCAGGCAGCCGCTGCCCGTGGTCCCGGAGCGCCGGCCGGTGGAAAAGACCCTGGCCGCCCTGGGCTAG
- a CDS encoding glutaredoxin family protein — MSADIKVYALSTCVHCKHAKEFLEEKHIPYDCVHVDFLSGEERTKIMDIVRKLNPALSFPTIVIGDKVIVGFRRDELLTMLESCGK; from the coding sequence ATGTCTGCCGACATCAAGGTCTATGCCCTGAGCACCTGCGTGCACTGCAAGCACGCCAAGGAATTCCTTGAGGAGAAGCACATCCCCTACGACTGCGTCCACGTTGACTTCCTGAGCGGGGAGGAACGGACCAAGATCATGGACATCGTGCGCAAGCTCAACCCCGCCCTGTCCTTCCCCACCATCGTCATCGGCGACAAGGTCATCGTGGGATTCCGGCGCGACGAGCTGCTCACCATGCTGGAAAGCTGCGGCAAATAG
- a CDS encoding amino acid ABC transporter permease, whose translation MARLAVRFAILAVLAGLSWLVLSRLRYHWDWSAVWAYRSIFVDGLGLTLAVSVVAITLGLCFGLLSGLASVSGNLVLSELAALYVGAFRGTPLLVQILIFYFCVGVVVRVDSPFVIGTFTLSLFSGAYISEMVRAGVESVDHGQWEAAMSSGMTRGQALLYVVLPQAARRIVAPVTGQFVSCIKDSSLLSVISLRELTKAAEVINASTYRTFETYLPLALLYLLLTWPLSHLTRRLERGIGNGMRETPR comes from the coding sequence ATGGCCCGTCTTGCCGTGCGTTTCGCCATCCTGGCCGTTCTGGCCGGCCTGTCCTGGCTGGTGCTGTCGCGTCTGCGCTACCATTGGGACTGGTCGGCGGTCTGGGCCTACCGGTCGATCTTCGTCGACGGTCTGGGCCTGACCCTGGCCGTGTCCGTGGTGGCCATCACCCTTGGCCTGTGCTTCGGGCTGCTTTCGGGCTTGGCCTCGGTGTCGGGCAACCTCGTGCTTTCGGAGTTGGCCGCCCTGTATGTGGGAGCCTTTCGCGGCACGCCGCTTCTGGTCCAGATCCTTATTTTCTACTTCTGCGTCGGCGTGGTGGTGCGGGTGGACAGCCCCTTTGTCATCGGCACGTTCACCCTGTCGCTTTTCTCCGGGGCCTATATCTCGGAGATGGTGCGGGCCGGGGTGGAGTCCGTGGACCATGGGCAATGGGAAGCGGCCATGTCCTCGGGCATGACCCGGGGCCAGGCCCTGCTTTACGTCGTGCTGCCCCAGGCGGCCCGGCGCATCGTGGCTCCGGTGACCGGCCAGTTCGTGTCGTGCATCAAGGATTCCTCGCTGCTGTCGGTCATCAGCCTGCGCGAGCTGACCAAGGCGGCCGAGGTCATAAACGCCTCAACCTACCGCACCTTCGAGACCTATCTGCCCCTGGCCTTGCTCTATCTGCTGCTGACCTGGCCCCTTTCGCACTTGACCCGGCGGCTGGAAAGGGGAATAGGGAACGGAATGCGAGAAACGCCGCGCTAA
- a CDS encoding transporter substrate-binding domain-containing protein, with protein sequence MIRFIRVVCLAFVALTMCCGTALAITPYDIYEGSALRQIVKRGKLVVGMELKFWPFEYVDEKGKPVGFDVDIARTLAERLGVELEIKDMEWTGLIPALTSGKIDLIISGITGTLERAKTITFSSPYFTTGLCILASVQKAPDLADAAGLDKPGRVIAVKTGTTADIVAAKRFPKATINRYQEETACAADVAAGRADAFIYDQISIAKHHKQHPETTKALLTPFTYEPFCIAMQKGDFDLWQYVEMYIASIKADGTLETLRAKHFKDILGK encoded by the coding sequence ATGATCCGCTTCATACGCGTCGTGTGCCTTGCCTTCGTGGCCCTGACCATGTGCTGCGGCACAGCCCTGGCCATAACCCCCTACGACATCTACGAAGGCAGCGCCCTGCGCCAGATCGTCAAGCGCGGCAAACTCGTCGTCGGCATGGAACTCAAATTCTGGCCCTTCGAGTACGTGGACGAGAAGGGCAAGCCCGTGGGCTTTGACGTGGACATCGCCAGAACCCTGGCCGAACGCCTGGGCGTGGAACTCGAAATCAAGGACATGGAGTGGACCGGGCTTATCCCGGCGCTCACCTCGGGCAAGATCGACCTGATCATTTCCGGCATCACCGGCACCCTGGAGCGGGCCAAGACCATCACCTTCTCCTCGCCCTATTTCACCACCGGCCTGTGCATCCTGGCAAGCGTCCAGAAAGCTCCGGACCTGGCCGACGCCGCCGGCCTGGACAAGCCCGGGCGGGTCATCGCCGTCAAGACCGGCACCACCGCCGACATCGTGGCCGCCAAGCGGTTCCCCAAGGCCACCATCAACCGCTACCAGGAAGAGACCGCCTGCGCCGCCGACGTGGCCGCCGGCCGGGCCGACGCCTTCATCTACGACCAGATTTCCATCGCCAAGCACCACAAACAGCATCCCGAGACCACCAAGGCCCTGCTCACGCCCTTTACCTACGAGCCGTTCTGCATCGCCATGCAAAAAGGCGACTTCGACCTGTGGCAGTATGTCGAGATGTATATCGCCTCCATCAAGGCCGACGGCACCCTTGAGACCTTGCGCGCCAAGCATTTCAAGGACATCCTCGGCAAATGA
- the motA gene encoding flagellar motor stator protein MotA, translating into MFVILGTIILLVCVTTGFVLAKGNFDLILAALPLEMLMIGGGALGAFVISSPKDILSHTMKSVFTIFGGMVTSKAYYTTLLVTLSGLYMKIRREGLVAIEKDVERPAESPIFSEFAKNKKNHEVLLFICDTMRIFSTVNIEAHEFDNIMEADIESTVHELLIPSHGVSKIADALPALGIVACVLGVVITMGKLNEPPEVLGYSIGKALVGTFLGVLLAYGFASPIATNLEYRAKEIEHILLVAKASLGSFVGGNPPPVALEAGRRAIPIHYRPTFEQLEEAIKASKGK; encoded by the coding sequence ATGTTCGTCATACTCGGCACCATCATCCTTCTTGTCTGTGTTACTACCGGATTTGTCTTGGCAAAGGGCAACTTCGATCTGATCCTTGCGGCGCTCCCTCTGGAAATGCTCATGATCGGCGGCGGCGCGCTGGGAGCCTTCGTCATCAGCTCCCCCAAAGATATCCTCTCCCACACCATGAAAAGTGTGTTCACCATTTTTGGCGGCATGGTGACGAGCAAGGCCTACTACACCACCCTGCTCGTCACTCTGTCCGGGCTGTACATGAAAATCCGCCGCGAAGGCCTGGTCGCCATTGAAAAGGACGTGGAAAGACCGGCGGAAAGTCCAATTTTCAGCGAATTTGCCAAAAACAAGAAAAACCACGAAGTGCTGCTTTTCATCTGCGACACCATGCGGATTTTCTCCACGGTCAACATCGAAGCCCATGAGTTCGACAACATCATGGAAGCCGATATCGAATCCACAGTACACGAACTGCTCATCCCCTCCCACGGAGTCAGCAAAATCGCCGACGCGCTGCCGGCCCTGGGCATCGTGGCCTGCGTTTTGGGCGTCGTCATCACCATGGGCAAACTCAACGAACCGCCCGAGGTGCTGGGCTACAGCATCGGCAAGGCTTTGGTCGGCACGTTCCTGGGCGTTTTGCTGGCTTATGGTTTCGCCTCCCCTATAGCCACCAACCTGGAGTATCGGGCCAAAGAGATCGAGCATATTTTGCTTGTGGCCAAAGCGTCGCTGGGGTCGTTCGTCGGCGGCAACCCGCCGCCCGTGGCCCTGGAAGCCGGCCGCCGGGCCATCCCCATCCACTACCGCCCGACCTTCGAGCAGCTCGAGGAAGCCATCAAGGCCAGCAAGGGCAAGTAG
- a CDS encoding flagellar motor protein MotB produces the protein MAEAEHKKNIIFKKVKKISAGAHGGSWKVAYADLVTAMMAFFLLMWLLSSAPQEKKEEIAQYFNEFSLFNNPGPSATLLDVGGVGPPAAVVGTGEERPDVAIDRGGKEPTGGQGQNAGDMAGGKHEAPKTKAEADALAKSEAQAEAQATALENQIEQALEKVLPELAGQVSVTHDRDKVRVEIMDKADRPLYDLGGVALLPDAQRILTAVTDVIRKEGVKVAIEGHTDAYRYSGAYSNWDLSAGRALAARRFMVGAGLNPDAVAEVTGYSDTRPYVAGNPYDPKNRRISLLLFRPPREGERGAGGAGAAAPAKPAPPRTPDVGEVLEKKINTIYDKSTEGQF, from the coding sequence ATGGCCGAGGCCGAACACAAAAAAAACATCATCTTCAAGAAGGTCAAAAAGATCTCGGCCGGCGCCCATGGCGGCTCGTGGAAAGTCGCCTATGCCGACTTGGTCACGGCCATGATGGCGTTTTTCCTGCTCATGTGGCTTTTAAGCAGCGCGCCGCAGGAAAAAAAGGAAGAGATCGCCCAGTATTTCAACGAGTTCAGCTTGTTCAACAACCCCGGCCCATCGGCCACCCTGCTCGACGTCGGCGGCGTGGGGCCGCCGGCTGCCGTGGTCGGCACCGGCGAGGAACGCCCTGACGTGGCCATCGACCGGGGCGGCAAGGAACCCACCGGCGGCCAGGGACAAAATGCCGGCGACATGGCCGGCGGCAAGCACGAAGCGCCCAAGACCAAGGCCGAGGCCGACGCCCTGGCCAAGAGTGAAGCACAGGCTGAAGCGCAGGCGACCGCCCTTGAAAATCAGATCGAACAGGCCTTGGAAAAGGTCTTGCCGGAACTGGCCGGGCAGGTGTCCGTCACCCACGACCGGGACAAGGTGCGCGTCGAGATCATGGACAAGGCTGATCGGCCGCTCTACGATCTCGGCGGCGTGGCCTTACTACCCGACGCCCAGCGCATCCTGACCGCCGTCACCGACGTCATCCGCAAGGAAGGCGTCAAGGTGGCCATCGAGGGCCACACCGACGCCTACCGCTATTCCGGGGCCTATTCCAACTGGGATCTGTCGGCCGGCCGAGCCCTGGCCGCCCGGCGCTTCATGGTCGGCGCGGGGCTTAACCCCGACGCCGTGGCCGAAGTCACGGGCTATTCCGACACCAGGCCCTACGTGGCCGGCAACCCCTACGACCCGAAAAACCGGCGCATCAGTCTGCTGCTGTTCCGCCCGCCCAGGGAAGGCGAACGCGGCGCGGGCGGCGCAGGCGCCGCCGCACCGGCCAAGCCCGCCCCGCCGCGCACGCCGGACGTGGGCGAAGTGCTGGAAAAAAAGATCAACACCATCTACGACAAGTCCACCGAGGGCCAGTTCTAA
- the rpmA gene encoding 50S ribosomal protein L27: MAHKKAGGSSRNGRDSAGQRRGVKRFGGQSVLAGNILVRQLGTKFHPGTGVGMGRDYTLFALIDGVVKFEKYTRNNKVKTRIHVLPVETAAAA, from the coding sequence ATGGCACATAAAAAAGCAGGCGGCAGCTCCAGAAACGGCCGCGACAGCGCCGGTCAACGGCGTGGCGTCAAGCGTTTCGGCGGCCAGTCGGTTCTGGCCGGCAACATCCTGGTGCGCCAGCTCGGCACCAAGTTCCACCCCGGCACGGGCGTGGGCATGGGCCGGGACTACACGCTGTTTGCGCTGATCGACGGTGTGGTGAAGTTCGAGAAGTACACCCGCAACAACAAGGTCAAGACCCGCATCCACGTGCTGCCGGTCGAGACCGCCGCGGCCGCCTAG
- the rplU gene encoding 50S ribosomal protein L21, translating into MYAIVMAGGKQYKVQEGATITVDLLAAEAGSEYVLDKVLMIGGGEAKIGAPYVAGAAVTCQVAGHVKGKKIVVFHKRRRKDSHKKQGHRQGYTQLKVTGIQA; encoded by the coding sequence ATGTACGCAATCGTTATGGCTGGCGGCAAGCAGTATAAGGTCCAGGAAGGGGCCACCATCACCGTGGATCTTTTGGCTGCCGAGGCCGGCTCGGAATACGTGCTGGACAAGGTGCTCATGATCGGCGGCGGCGAAGCCAAGATCGGCGCGCCTTACGTCGCCGGCGCGGCCGTCACCTGCCAGGTGGCCGGGCACGTCAAGGGCAAGAAGATCGTGGTTTTCCACAAGCGTCGCCGCAAGGATTCGCACAAGAAGCAGGGCCATCGCCAGGGCTACACCCAGCTCAAGGTGACGGGCATCCAGGCCTAG
- a CDS encoding PHP domain-containing protein, giving the protein MAFIDLHTHTTASDGTAAPAELVAMAASKGLAAVAITDHDTLAGLPEARAAGAEHGVEVIAGVELSVADERGSIHLVGLFLPDAPGPLAKRLDWLRERRHDRNKRILEKLAALGVPLQYASVTALAQGAVGRPHIAQALLAMGAVTSFKEAFTRFLGAYGKAYVPKDKLPLPEAIELIHAEGGLAVLAHPYLLGLSGPALAETVARYREAGLDAIEAFYTEHSQYQTLEYLALARKLGLAVSGGSDYHGAAKPGVELGRGRGSLRIDIAVLDVLRARRERLLATGSSLPQKGLDDAAAQR; this is encoded by the coding sequence ATGGCGTTTATTGATCTGCATACCCACACCACCGCTTCCGACGGCACGGCCGCTCCCGCCGAGCTGGTGGCCATGGCCGCGTCCAAGGGGCTGGCCGCCGTGGCCATAACCGATCACGACACCCTGGCCGGGCTGCCCGAAGCCCGGGCCGCCGGAGCCGAGCACGGCGTGGAGGTCATCGCCGGAGTCGAGCTGTCCGTGGCCGACGAACGCGGCAGCATCCATCTGGTCGGGCTTTTTCTGCCCGACGCCCCCGGCCCCCTGGCCAAGCGCCTGGACTGGCTGCGGGAGCGCCGCCACGACCGCAACAAGCGCATCCTCGAAAAGCTCGCCGCCCTGGGCGTGCCTCTTCAATATGCGTCCGTCACGGCCCTGGCGCAAGGGGCGGTGGGTCGGCCGCACATCGCCCAGGCCCTTTTGGCCATGGGCGCGGTGACCAGTTTCAAGGAAGCTTTCACCCGTTTTCTGGGCGCTTACGGCAAGGCCTATGTGCCCAAGGACAAATTGCCGCTGCCCGAAGCCATCGAACTCATCCACGCCGAAGGCGGACTGGCCGTGCTGGCCCATCCGTATCTGCTGGGGCTTTCCGGCCCGGCCCTGGCCGAGACCGTGGCCCGCTACCGCGAGGCGGGCCTGGACGCCATCGAGGCCTTTTACACCGAACACTCCCAATATCAGACGCTGGAATACCTGGCCCTGGCCCGCAAGCTGGGACTGGCCGTGTCTGGCGGCTCGGACTACCACGGCGCGGCCAAGCCCGGGGTGGAGCTCGGGCGCGGGCGGGGGAGCCTGCGCATCGACATTGCCGTATTGGACGTTTTGCGAGCCCGACGGGAGCGGCTTTTGGCCACCGGGTCGTCGCTGCCGCAAAAAGGACTTGACGACGCGGCGGCGCAGCGGTAA
- a CDS encoding Trm112 family protein: protein MSIHPDLLTILACPKCKGPLTVVDNEAGLFCPTCDIVFPVRDDIPIMLVEEAVAKADWDAGKRSAKDDAAK from the coding sequence GTGAGCATCCATCCCGATCTGCTGACCATCCTGGCCTGCCCCAAATGCAAGGGGCCGCTTACCGTTGTGGACAACGAGGCCGGCCTTTTCTGCCCGACCTGCGACATCGTGTTTCCGGTTCGCGACGACATCCCCATCATGTTGGTGGAAGAAGCCGTGGCCAAGGCCGACTGGGACGCCGGCAAGCGTTCGGCCAAGGACGACGCCGCCAAGTAA
- a CDS encoding Hsp20/alpha crystallin family protein has product MAKLHWTPWMALAEIEGRTECGLDQIAQGSRDCAPVWQPAADLVETEDAFRVTLELPGVAREDVAVEVRGRELVIQGLRRFEKDCRGEVYHALERSYGPFARVFELPKGVSRADVTAVMKDGLLDVRLPKLGPERLRRRIPIS; this is encoded by the coding sequence ATGGCCAAACTGCACTGGACCCCGTGGATGGCCCTGGCCGAGATCGAGGGCCGCACCGAATGCGGCCTGGACCAGATCGCCCAGGGCAGCCGTGACTGCGCCCCGGTCTGGCAGCCTGCCGCCGATCTGGTCGAGACCGAGGACGCCTTCCGCGTCACCTTGGAGCTTCCAGGCGTGGCCCGGGAGGACGTGGCCGTGGAGGTGCGCGGCCGGGAATTGGTCATCCAGGGCCTGCGCCGCTTCGAGAAAGACTGCCGGGGCGAGGTCTACCACGCCCTGGAACGTTCCTACGGCCCCTTTGCCCGGGTTTTTGAACTGCCCAAAGGGGTGTCCCGGGCCGACGTGACGGCCGTGATGAAGGACGGGCTGCTCGACGTGCGCCTGCCCAAGCTCGGCCCCGAACGCCTGCGCCGCCGCATCCCCATCAGCTGA
- a CDS encoding trypsin-like peptidase domain-containing protein, with translation MGRLVPCTKSFSLLLLACFLALAAPSVSARAASNKAARITPVVTAVAAVAPAVVNITAAKTVQRRPNMGPFFDEEFFRQFMGPGGVPRQETQESLGSGVIIDGKAGLVLTNAHVIAGGAVIKARLQDGRELDAALVGADADFDVAVLRLSGGGNLPQAAMGDSGDIMIGETVIAIGNPFGYAHTVTTGVVSAVGRSLKHEGGAYADLIQTDAAINPGNSGGPLVNLAGEVIGIDMAIQAGAEGIGFAIPINKARRVVAQLVEGGRVTPAWLGLSGQDVDVRAARYFGLRRPKGMLVTEVAQGSPADKAGIKPGDLILAVGGAELDDKGQYRGALATSTVGEALTLTVRRGEQEQKISVAPAAFGEREAAGLAASRWGISVSFGRAVSVSSVRPGSPAARLGLAPGDVLVQIGGEKLGSQADFTRAVYVNRLNRTILVMIERGGRGYYAKMGVE, from the coding sequence ATGGGTCGCCTCGTCCCGTGCACGAAGTCTTTTTCCCTTTTGCTTCTCGCCTGTTTTCTGGCGCTGGCCGCGCCGTCGGTCAGCGCCCGGGCCGCTTCCAATAAAGCGGCCCGCATCACGCCCGTGGTCACGGCCGTGGCCGCCGTGGCTCCGGCCGTGGTCAACATCACGGCGGCCAAGACCGTCCAGCGCCGGCCGAACATGGGGCCATTTTTCGATGAGGAATTCTTCCGCCAGTTCATGGGACCGGGCGGCGTGCCGCGCCAGGAGACCCAGGAGAGCCTGGGCTCGGGCGTGATCATCGACGGCAAGGCGGGGCTGGTGCTGACAAACGCCCACGTCATTGCCGGCGGGGCCGTCATCAAGGCCCGGCTCCAGGACGGCCGGGAGCTCGACGCCGCCCTGGTCGGCGCGGACGCCGACTTTGACGTGGCTGTGTTGCGCCTGTCCGGCGGCGGCAACCTGCCCCAGGCGGCCATGGGCGATTCCGGCGACATCATGATCGGCGAGACGGTCATCGCCATCGGCAATCCCTTTGGCTACGCCCACACCGTGACCACGGGCGTGGTCTCGGCCGTGGGACGCTCGCTCAAGCACGAAGGCGGAGCCTACGCCGACCTCATCCAGACCGACGCGGCCATCAATCCCGGCAACAGCGGCGGCCCGCTGGTCAATCTGGCCGGCGAGGTCATCGGCATCGACATGGCCATCCAGGCCGGGGCCGAGGGCATCGGGTTCGCCATTCCCATCAACAAGGCCCGGCGGGTGGTGGCCCAACTCGTCGAAGGCGGCCGGGTGACCCCGGCCTGGCTCGGGCTTTCCGGCCAGGACGTGGACGTCCGGGCGGCGAGGTACTTTGGCTTGCGGCGTCCCAAGGGGATGCTGGTGACCGAAGTGGCCCAGGGTTCGCCGGCCGACAAGGCCGGCATCAAGCCCGGGGACCTGATCCTGGCCGTGGGCGGGGCGGAACTCGACGACAAGGGGCAGTACCGGGGGGCGCTGGCCACCTCCACCGTGGGCGAGGCCCTGACGCTGACGGTGCGCCGGGGCGAGCAGGAGCAGAAGATTTCGGTCGCGCCGGCCGCCTTTGGCGAGCGCGAGGCGGCCGGGCTGGCTGCGTCGCGTTGGGGCATCAGCGTGTCGTTTGGCCGCGCAGTGAGCGTGTCCAGCGTGCGCCCGGGGTCGCCGGCGGCCCGCCTGGGCCTGGCCCCGGGCGACGTGCTGGTGCAGATCGGCGGCGAAAAGCTCGGCAGCCAGGCCGATTTCACCCGGGCGGTTTACGTCAATCGCTTAAACCGCACCATCCTCGTCATGATCGAGCGGGGCGGCCGGGGCTATTACGCCAAGATGGGCGTGGAATAG
- a CDS encoding NUDIX hydrolase, whose product MDNATENASPDCPVIRIAAAVILDAAQRTLLVRKRGTTAFMQAGGKIEAGEAPTAALRRELREELDLTFDMEASRHMGRFTAPAANESGCLVEAEVYHVSAGGALAPRAEIEEAVWVDPFALGDLPLAPLTRDAVLPLVRTLLAAQAR is encoded by the coding sequence ATGGATAACGCGACGGAAAACGCCTCGCCGGACTGCCCGGTCATCCGCATCGCGGCGGCGGTCATTCTGGACGCCGCCCAGCGCACGCTGCTCGTCCGCAAACGCGGAACCACGGCCTTTATGCAGGCCGGGGGGAAAATCGAGGCCGGCGAGGCTCCGACGGCCGCGCTGCGCCGGGAGTTGCGCGAGGAACTTGATCTGACATTCGATATGGAGGCATCGCGGCACATGGGTCGGTTCACGGCCCCGGCGGCCAACGAATCCGGCTGTCTGGTGGAAGCCGAGGTTTATCATGTGTCCGCAGGCGGGGCGCTGGCCCCCCGGGCCGAGATCGAGGAGGCCGTCTGGGTGGACCCCTTTGCCCTGGGCGACTTGCCCCTGGCTCCGCTCACGCGGGATGCCGTCCTGCCACTGGTCCGCACGCTGCTCGCCGCCCAGGCGCGTTAG
- a CDS encoding metallophosphoesterase family protein, with product MFLALLADIHGNLEALTAVLADLDARRPGIAVSLGDNIGYGPDPEGVLEILAARAIPSVRGNHEWAAVDPSRRRGLNDQAREALTRTCELLSPAALARIANYPASMTVAGCRLVHGLPPNDTTSYLFEAGETTLRRAFLRTPERVSFVGHTHMLEGASLRGREVDRFELSVGDNPLEAAARHIVNVGSVGQPRDGDNRAKYGLYDTESGVLEIRAVAYDVEATARKIIERGLPERYARRLR from the coding sequence ATGTTTCTGGCCCTGCTCGCCGACATCCACGGCAATCTCGAAGCCCTGACCGCCGTCCTGGCCGACCTGGACGCCCGCCGCCCCGGCATCGCCGTCAGCCTGGGCGACAACATCGGCTACGGCCCCGATCCCGAGGGCGTGCTGGAGATATTGGCGGCTCGCGCCATCCCCAGCGTACGCGGCAACCACGAATGGGCGGCCGTGGACCCGTCCCGGCGGCGGGGACTCAACGACCAGGCCCGGGAAGCGCTCACGCGCACGTGTGAACTCCTCTCCCCGGCCGCCCTGGCCCGCATCGCCAACTACCCGGCCTCCATGACCGTGGCCGGCTGCCGGCTGGTCCACGGGCTGCCACCCAACGACACCACGAGCTATCTGTTCGAGGCCGGCGAGACGACCCTGCGCCGGGCCTTTTTGCGCACGCCCGAGCGCGTGTCCTTCGTCGGCCACACCCACATGCTGGAGGGCGCGAGCCTGCGCGGCCGCGAGGTGGACCGTTTCGAGCTGTCGGTGGGGGACAATCCGCTGGAGGCGGCCGCGCGCCATATCGTCAACGTGGGGTCGGTGGGCCAGCCGCGCGACGGTGACAACCGGGCCAAGTACGGGCTCTACGACACCGAGTCGGGCGTGCTGGAAATCCGGGCCGTGGCCTACGATGTCGAGGCCACGGCCCGCAAGATCATTGAGCGGGGATTGCCGGAGCGCTATGCCCGGCGGCTGCGCTGA
- a CDS encoding DVU0772 family protein: MQTQHDLSGLVIDWDMTPEDAVTLYLEWGNNSWHAQHKPVTSKNDFSTYFVINTWTGEPKLSLVRRNSEDCVELASFEIPEDLAEDFMAEVGFNKGVYAPTGAIKQWLQNKYFN, encoded by the coding sequence ATGCAGACGCAGCACGACCTGTCCGGCCTTGTCATCGATTGGGACATGACCCCGGAAGACGCCGTGACCTTGTATCTCGAATGGGGAAACAACTCCTGGCATGCCCAGCATAAGCCCGTAACCTCGAAGAACGATTTTTCCACGTATTTCGTGATCAACACCTGGACCGGTGAACCCAAGCTGTCGCTGGTGCGGCGCAACTCCGAGGACTGCGTGGAACTGGCCTCGTTTGAGATCCCCGAGGATCTGGCCGAGGATTTCATGGCCGAGGTGGGATTTAATAAGGGCGTCTACGCCCCCACCGGCGCCATCAAGCAGTGGCTGCAAAACAAGTATTTCAACTAA